One Helianthus annuus cultivar XRQ/B chromosome 12, HanXRQr2.0-SUNRISE, whole genome shotgun sequence genomic region harbors:
- the LOC110894342 gene encoding 40S ribosomal protein S27-2, which yields MVLPNDVDLLNPPAELEKRKHKLKRLVQSPNSFFMDVKCQGCFNITTVFSHSQTVVVCGNCQTVLCQPTGGRARLTEGCSFRRKGD from the exons ATG GTTTTGCCGAACGATGTTGATTTGCTGAACCCACCAGCAGAATTGGAAAAAAGGAAGCATAAACTCAAGCGTCTTGTTCAGTCTCCTAACTCCTTCTTTATG GATGTTAAGTGTCAAGGCTGCTTTAACAT AACCACTGTGTTTAGCCACTCTCAAACCGTTGTAGTGTGCGGAAACTGCCAGACGGTGTTATGCCAGCCGACTGGTGGTCGGGCCAGACTCACTGAAGGTTGCTCTTTTAGGAGAAAGGGGGACTGA
- the LOC110894341 gene encoding uncharacterized protein LOC110894341, translated as MVRSRSPVYDPQNPVVVLKVKQVLGLLYESSKPWTAEEIDARVDLQGVDKAIFFKKLSTYPRVLFDGQRYSYRSGGYVRDAMRLRVLTRQFAEVDLKDDATFTEEEGTRGTSKRKFKRIKLTTPSFNDLFKYTPEGIREEEEEKRGGYVICSRS; from the exons ATGGTGCGATCACGATCACCCGTCTATGACCCTCAGAATCCCGTTGTAGTACTTAAAGTCAAACAAGTGCTTGGTCTACTGTATGAG TCAAGCAAGCCCTGGACAGCTGAGGAAATAGATGCACGTGTTGATTTGCAAGGCGTTGATAAGGCCATCTTCTTTAAAAAATTGTCAACCTACCCAAGGGTTCTTTTTGATGGACAGCGTTACTCTTATAGG TCTGGGGGTTACGTGAGAGACGCAATGCGACTTCGAGTACTAACACGTCAATTTGCAGAGGTTGATCTTAAAGACGATGCAACTTTCACG GAGGAGGAAGGGACCCGGGGCACCTCCAAacgaaaatttaagaggatcaaaCTCACCACTCCTAGCTTTAATGACCTCTTCAAATATACTCCTGAAGGTataagagaagaagaagaagaaaaacgaGGAGGATATGTAATATGTTCTCGATCCTAA